A genomic segment from Candidatus Margulisiibacteriota bacterium encodes:
- a CDS encoding GDP-mannose 4,6-dehydratase, protein MAKTALLTGITGQDGSYLAEQLLARGYAVHGMIRRSSSFNTKRIDHLYK, encoded by the coding sequence ATGGCTAAAACTGCCCTGCTCACAGGCATCACCGGACAGGACGGCTCGTATCTGGCCGAACAGTTGCTGGCCAGAGGCTACGCGGTGCACGGCATGATCCGCCGTTCCAGTTCGTTTAACACCAAACGCATCGATCATCTCTATAAAGA
- a CDS encoding glycosyltransferase, translating into MPKVSVIIPVYNVEKYLAECLNSVCGQTLRSLEIICVNDGSTDGSAEILAKYKQKDKRLKVITQKNKGQSAARNAGLSTASGQYLYFMDSDDVLKSDALTILTKKSDRGKLDVLYFDATVIFADQKTAKKRWWYADFYRRRKEYRGVTAGQKLFASMKNNGEYRVQPCLQLIRRRYWQRLNLFFYEGVFLEDNLFNFLCMLQAGRVSHLQQELFIRRVNEGSTMTRPKTFQHFYGAFHALVQMLGFAIKRNINEPAVLQEITDCLNAAVSIYDLLPAVEKNKASGLPPLESYFFAILVQHGGQKWQRYKNKCVRCCKDFVKSLLG; encoded by the coding sequence ATGCCTAAAGTCTCGGTGATTATTCCCGTTTACAATGTGGAAAAATATCTGGCGGAATGTCTGAACAGCGTTTGCGGACAAACTTTGCGGAGCCTGGAAATTATTTGCGTAAACGATGGCTCGACAGACGGCTCGGCTGAAATACTTGCCAAATATAAGCAGAAAGATAAACGGCTCAAGGTTATTACGCAAAAAAATAAAGGCCAGTCGGCCGCGCGCAATGCCGGATTATCGACCGCGTCCGGACAGTATCTTTATTTTATGGACAGCGATGATGTCTTGAAATCAGACGCGCTGACTATCTTGACCAAAAAGAGCGACCGCGGCAAATTGGATGTTCTTTATTTTGACGCTACGGTTATTTTTGCCGATCAAAAGACGGCCAAAAAGCGCTGGTGGTATGCGGATTTTTACCGGCGCCGAAAAGAATACCGCGGCGTGACGGCGGGACAAAAATTATTTGCCTCAATGAAAAATAATGGCGAGTACCGTGTGCAGCCGTGCTTGCAATTGATCCGCCGGAGATATTGGCAGAGGCTCAATTTATTTTTTTATGAAGGAGTTTTTTTAGAAGATAATTTATTTAATTTTCTCTGTATGCTGCAGGCCGGGCGGGTCAGTCATCTCCAGCAAGAGTTGTTTATCCGGCGCGTCAATGAGGGCTCGACCATGACCAGACCTAAAACTTTCCAGCATTTTTACGGCGCCTTTCATGCTTTGGTACAAATGCTGGGTTTTGCGATAAAGCGAAACATTAACGAACCTGCTGTTTTGCAGGAAATAACGGACTGTTTGAATGCGGCGGTCAGTATTTACGATTTGCTACCGGCCGTGGAAAAAAATAAGGCCAGTGGTTTGCCGCCGCTGGAAAGTTATTTTTTTGCTATACTGGTACAGCATGGCGGGCAAAAATGGCAACGTTATAAGAATAAATGCGTGCGCTGTTGCAAGGATTTTGTGAAAAGTTTGCTTGGTTGA